A single region of the Candidatus Poribacteria bacterium genome encodes:
- a CDS encoding LamG domain-containing protein, with the protein MDISTMEENIVRKLSVLAVVFLIAIAVIFAPVSDAAIDTKNIVGVWLFDEVNNKDMSPDSTENGNDAELLKGAELVDDGKFDKALSLSGDDEFQIAMVETSKSLDSCAEEYTATTWVKLKKKEKVVLGGCCNDDHAIINFQYNCLLNIFGPGRGGGHGKVEIGSDQLAPAWVAGPTVVNDDKWHHIAFTYDGKKMIAYIDGKVDAQANTGGVFGLTGQSLQIGGMADQRPAWGLMDDVGVFNTALSEADVNDIMNEGLGKLFGFTPVSPEGRLTTVWARVKSEH; encoded by the coding sequence ATGGATATTTCGACAATGGAGGAAAATATTGTGCGAAAATTGTCTGTTTTGGCGGTAGTTTTTTTAATAGCTATCGCAGTGATATTTGCCCCTGTGAGCGATGCGGCAATTGATACCAAAAACATCGTTGGCGTGTGGCTCTTTGATGAGGTCAATAACAAAGATATGTCTCCCGATTCTACTGAGAACGGCAATGATGCTGAATTGCTTAAAGGTGCCGAATTGGTAGATGACGGAAAATTTGATAAGGCATTGAGTCTCTCCGGTGATGACGAGTTTCAGATTGCAATGGTCGAGACGTCAAAGAGTTTGGACAGTTGTGCTGAAGAATATACCGCTACGACGTGGGTGAAACTCAAGAAAAAAGAGAAAGTCGTGTTGGGTGGTTGCTGTAACGACGACCATGCCATCATTAATTTCCAATATAATTGCTTACTGAACATCTTCGGACCCGGACGCGGTGGCGGGCACGGTAAAGTTGAGATCGGCAGTGATCAACTTGCACCGGCATGGGTCGCCGGCCCAACAGTCGTCAATGACGATAAATGGCACCACATCGCTTTCACCTACGATGGAAAGAAGATGATAGCCTATATAGACGGTAAAGTGGATGCACAAGCCAATACGGGTGGTGTTTTTGGATTGACCGGGCAATCACTCCAGATTGGTGGCATGGCGGATCAACGACCCGCATGGGGTCTCATGGATGACGTGGGTGTTTTCAATACCGCGTTAAGTGAAGCCGATGTCAATGACATCATGAACGAGGGGCTTGGTAAACTCTTTGGGTTTACGCCTGTATCACCAGAGGGCCGTTTGACCACGGTATGGGCACGCGTAAAGTCGGAGCATTAG
- the secD gene encoding protein translocase subunit SecD — MYRFSIWKIVLILGVFLFSVLYLIPTPDNFYNPLYGNLPLWMQEKLPLFEVTEDNALKVNLADVDYPEGINFQDATFELQDVFRVHLRKLELEETRDYEFDTTEAREFYVRLISEEARQNPRATLDNLHLYGSLPTVLRRLIPNNRLKLGLDLKGGVHLVLEVDLETSKAELLREHTLSIPERLRTDDILCREVKQIEGQDTLNVFVGIPSRLRTDADEKTKYLEKAQRLLNEIEFFEDAQIGAETETQTTYQLTLSERGIQNYSEQAIEQVLIVLRNRVDAFGVSEPSIRREANHPRIIVELPGAKDSSKPLQIVKTMGRLEFKLVEKSPTGGSLWSGTSDTPIPDSIPDDSEVRYHYETGNWYVIKSPVLLSGDRINDAGPSTGRTSFDIVVSMSFDSIGRRKFAQVTGDHIGEHLAILLDGRVQSAPVIQDQIIGNAIIQGNFTYEEASYLSNILKAGAFPVGVQIAEERTVGPTLGQESINDGVLAALIGLGGVLIFMMIYYRLSGIVAIIALVFNMFIILGALAGFGAALTLPGIAGLVLTIGMSVDANVLIFERIREELRTGKTVWSAITNGYQRAFITILDANLTTFFTALVLYHFGTGPIKGFAVTLGIGILASMFTAIIVTREIYGLTIGNRDVQKLSI; from the coding sequence ATGTACAGATTCAGTATCTGGAAAATAGTTTTAATCCTCGGGGTCTTTCTGTTTTCCGTACTATACCTCATTCCTACCCCGGATAACTTCTACAATCCCTTGTACGGGAACCTACCGCTCTGGATGCAGGAGAAACTCCCACTCTTTGAAGTCACTGAAGACAACGCTTTGAAGGTAAATCTCGCAGATGTTGACTACCCCGAAGGAATCAATTTCCAGGACGCAACCTTTGAACTTCAGGATGTCTTCCGAGTTCACTTAAGGAAACTTGAACTTGAAGAGACGCGTGATTATGAATTTGATACCACTGAAGCACGCGAATTTTATGTGCGGCTTATCTCGGAGGAGGCACGTCAGAACCCGCGCGCAACACTTGACAATTTACACCTATACGGCAGCCTTCCTACGGTCCTTCGGAGACTCATACCCAATAACCGATTGAAGTTAGGATTGGACCTCAAGGGGGGTGTCCACCTCGTTCTTGAGGTGGATTTGGAGACCTCCAAAGCAGAGCTGCTCCGCGAACACACCCTCTCGATTCCGGAACGGCTTCGCACAGATGATATTTTATGCCGAGAGGTTAAACAGATAGAAGGACAAGACACACTGAACGTATTCGTCGGAATCCCATCCAGACTCCGGACAGATGCTGATGAAAAAACAAAATATCTGGAGAAAGCACAACGTCTCCTCAACGAAATCGAATTTTTTGAAGACGCACAGATCGGTGCCGAAACAGAGACGCAAACCACGTATCAGCTAACACTCAGTGAACGAGGTATTCAGAATTATAGTGAGCAGGCGATCGAGCAGGTGCTTATTGTCTTACGAAACCGCGTTGATGCATTCGGTGTTTCAGAACCCTCTATCCGACGAGAGGCGAATCATCCAAGAATCATTGTTGAACTTCCAGGTGCCAAAGACTCCTCGAAGCCGTTACAAATCGTTAAGACCATGGGCAGGCTTGAGTTTAAACTTGTTGAGAAGTCACCGACGGGTGGAAGTTTGTGGAGCGGAACTTCGGATACACCGATACCTGATAGTATCCCGGATGATAGTGAAGTCCGCTATCACTACGAAACCGGCAATTGGTACGTGATTAAAAGCCCTGTTCTCCTGAGTGGTGACCGCATCAACGATGCTGGACCTTCTACAGGCAGAACCAGTTTTGACATCGTCGTTTCGATGAGTTTTGATAGTATCGGCAGACGCAAGTTCGCGCAGGTCACAGGCGACCATATTGGAGAACATTTGGCGATTCTTCTTGACGGTAGGGTGCAATCTGCCCCTGTCATCCAGGATCAGATTATCGGAAACGCCATTATCCAAGGGAATTTCACCTATGAGGAGGCGAGTTACCTTTCCAATATCCTGAAAGCAGGCGCGTTTCCGGTGGGGGTCCAGATCGCCGAGGAACGCACCGTCGGCCCGACGCTTGGGCAGGAGTCCATCAACGACGGGGTCCTTGCTGCACTCATCGGGTTAGGCGGGGTTCTCATTTTCATGATGATTTACTACCGTTTATCTGGAATTGTTGCTATTATTGCGCTGGTCTTTAATATGTTCATCATCCTTGGCGCATTGGCCGGTTTTGGTGCGGCGTTGACACTACCGGGGATTGCCGGACTTGTCCTGACGATCGGTATGTCTGTTGATGCGAATGTGTTAATCTTCGAGCGGATTCGGGAAGAATTGCGGACCGGCAAAACCGTCTGGTCGGCTATCACGAATGGCTATCAACGCGCGTTTATAACGATTTTAGATGCCAATCTTACGACTTTCTTTACCGCACTCGTTCTCTATCATTTCGGGACGGGTCCGATTAAAGGGTTTGCGGTAACGCTTGGTATCGGTATCCTCGCGAGTATGTTCACGGCGATTATTGTCACACGTGAGATATACGGTTTGACGATTGGAAATAGAGACGTTCAAAAACTCAGCATTTAA
- the secF gene encoding protein translocase subunit SecF: protein MELLKDTNFDFISKHRAGFVFSAIIIFIGLMFLVIHQGLNFGIDFRGGVKIQAKFNGAVTQAELQAKLTEVGYERATIQIDASKNEAFVSMGHRPEFQRQGTSVGRILTDALLEGGDGWQALPGGVNISEVLPSVGRDLKLAALWSVLGAIAILLVYISWRFEFRFAIGAIAALVHDILITLGVFAVLSKEINLPTVAAFLTIIGYSLNDTIVVFDRIRENTQSLRGTDYVSVLNRSINQSLSRTVITSLTTLFVVLVIFVITGSGEEINTFALALIVGVLVGTYSSVFIASPILYLWNRGRPQQA, encoded by the coding sequence ATGGAATTACTTAAAGATACAAACTTCGATTTTATCAGCAAACACCGGGCCGGTTTCGTTTTCTCAGCGATAATCATCTTTATCGGTTTGATGTTCCTCGTGATTCATCAGGGACTCAATTTCGGAATTGATTTCCGCGGCGGCGTTAAGATTCAAGCCAAATTCAACGGGGCGGTCACTCAAGCCGAGTTGCAAGCCAAACTCACTGAAGTCGGCTATGAACGTGCCACAATCCAGATAGATGCCAGCAAAAATGAGGCGTTCGTTTCTATGGGGCATCGTCCTGAATTTCAGCGACAGGGCACAAGTGTCGGAAGAATTCTCACAGATGCCTTACTTGAGGGTGGAGACGGTTGGCAGGCACTCCCCGGCGGTGTCAATATCTCTGAAGTCCTCCCCAGTGTTGGTCGCGACCTTAAATTAGCGGCACTCTGGTCGGTGCTTGGCGCGATTGCTATCTTATTAGTGTATATCTCTTGGCGATTTGAGTTCCGTTTTGCCATCGGCGCAATCGCCGCGCTTGTCCACGATATCCTTATTACCTTGGGTGTCTTTGCCGTTCTTTCAAAAGAAATTAATCTACCAACTGTTGCCGCATTCCTCACGATTATCGGCTATTCGCTCAACGATACAATCGTCGTATTCGACCGCATTCGGGAAAATACACAGTCCTTGCGCGGCACTGACTACGTTTCAGTTTTAAACAGAAGTATCAATCAGTCGCTGAGTCGAACCGTTATCACCTCTTTGACAACGTTGTTTGTTGTTCTGGTTATTTTTGTCATCACTGGTTCTGGCGAGGAAATTAACACGTTCGCCTTGGCACTCATCGTCGGTGTATTGGTAGGTACATACTCTTCAGTATTCATCGCGAGTCCGATCCTGTATCTCTGGAATCGCGGACGACCGCAGCAGGCTTAA
- a CDS encoding Gfo/Idh/MocA family oxidoreductase: protein MKVGMDVVPPQGKIKRSAIIGCGGRAYGHANAYEHVSSGELVACANRSDVARREKFAKTFGITGYADAEQMLRAEQPDLVHLVAMPDQWRELMPMVSELGVPACLVEKPIACGVEDWRFLCELEAQTATKFGVGKQYRWHPDFTNCRRAVESGELGEIRFLDFSCGMNLTAQGTHIIDWAMSLNNDSPVVRVFGTASGAESLDSDYPAPDTSSCQVLFENGVYGLWNTGATSPRVIDDDTVYKHCRVAAYCENGHVLFEEFSGWEIVTPRLTENGVQTPDSWRAKNDLAQARLTQAMFDWIEDDTRPVATNLKLALHQFNAVLGIYASAISHQPINIPFDPPSDLDSQLCGVLKNS from the coding sequence GTGAAAGTTGGAATGGACGTTGTTCCTCCGCAAGGAAAAATTAAAAGAAGTGCGATCATTGGCTGCGGTGGCAGGGCTTATGGTCATGCGAATGCCTATGAACATGTTTCGAGCGGCGAGTTGGTCGCGTGCGCAAACCGTTCAGATGTCGCCCGACGTGAGAAATTTGCGAAGACTTTCGGTATCACCGGCTATGCAGATGCCGAACAGATGCTCCGCGCAGAGCAGCCTGATTTGGTTCACCTCGTCGCAATGCCCGACCAGTGGCGTGAGTTGATGCCGATGGTATCAGAATTGGGCGTTCCGGCGTGCCTCGTTGAAAAACCGATTGCCTGCGGGGTCGAAGACTGGCGTTTTCTATGCGAGTTAGAGGCGCAGACGGCTACAAAATTTGGAGTTGGTAAACAGTACCGGTGGCATCCCGATTTCACCAATTGCCGAAGGGCGGTGGAGAGCGGTGAATTGGGCGAGATTCGCTTTTTAGATTTTTCGTGTGGGATGAACCTCACCGCCCAAGGCACGCATATCATTGATTGGGCGATGTCCTTAAACAACGATTCGCCCGTTGTCAGGGTCTTTGGCACTGCGAGCGGTGCTGAATCGCTTGATAGCGATTATCCTGCTCCCGATACATCGTCGTGTCAAGTCTTATTTGAAAACGGGGTCTATGGGTTATGGAACACCGGTGCTACTTCTCCACGCGTCATAGACGACGATACGGTCTACAAGCACTGTCGCGTTGCCGCATACTGTGAGAACGGGCACGTCCTCTTTGAGGAATTCAGTGGATGGGAAATCGTCACCCCCCGGTTGACTGAGAACGGCGTGCAAACCCCCGATTCTTGGCGTGCAAAAAACGACCTCGCACAAGCGCGCCTGACGCAGGCGATGTTTGACTGGATTGAAGATGATACCCGTCCGGTCGCAACCAATCTGAAACTCGCGTTGCACCAGTTCAATGCGGTTTTGGGCATATATGCGAGTGCTATTTCTCACCAACCGATTAATATCCCTTTTGACCCACCCTCAGATTTGGATTCACAACTTTGCGGGGTTTTGAAAAATTCCTGA
- a CDS encoding alcohol dehydrogenase catalytic domain-containing protein: MKAAVLESLDNLSVQEVPEPEIDDDAALMRVEAVSICGSDVRILHHGNPRVKPPTIIGHENSGVIVKTGKNVTRVKEGDRVSIGADVPCGQCHWCRDGLGNNCDINYAIGYQIPGAFAQYMKLPRLVLEEGPVTPFDTTLDFDEAALAEPLACAINGLELVNMSLGKTVVIIGLGPIGCMMIDLARVMGATKVIGVQRSKLRMEIAKFYEADTYIASEEEDVIERCKEETGGEGPDIVVTTCASVEAHEQAVEMVAHRGYVNLFGGLPKTMRPMSVLSNVIHYKECFVTGSHGCVPRHHELAVRLLEKGFVRVKPLITHHFPLIEIDKAFQAMESRQGMKIMIHPHQEERNT, translated from the coding sequence ATGAAAGCAGCTGTACTTGAAAGTCTTGATAACTTAAGTGTGCAAGAGGTACCTGAACCCGAAATTGACGATGATGCTGCTTTGATGCGCGTTGAAGCCGTCAGTATCTGTGGCTCTGATGTTCGTATTCTCCATCATGGGAACCCAAGAGTCAAACCCCCCACCATCATTGGACATGAAAATTCCGGTGTCATCGTTAAAACAGGCAAAAATGTGACGCGTGTCAAAGAAGGCGATCGCGTTTCAATCGGTGCTGATGTTCCCTGTGGGCAATGTCATTGGTGCCGAGACGGACTCGGAAACAACTGCGACATCAACTACGCCATTGGCTACCAAATCCCCGGTGCTTTCGCACAATATATGAAACTTCCGCGTCTCGTTTTGGAGGAGGGACCTGTTACACCGTTCGATACGACGCTCGATTTTGATGAAGCCGCGCTTGCTGAACCGCTCGCGTGTGCTATCAACGGACTTGAACTCGTTAACATGTCTCTTGGGAAAACCGTTGTCATCATCGGTCTTGGACCGATTGGATGTATGATGATTGACCTTGCTCGGGTGATGGGTGCGACGAAGGTGATTGGTGTCCAGCGCAGCAAGCTCCGAATGGAAATTGCAAAGTTCTATGAAGCAGATACTTATATCGCCTCTGAAGAGGAAGACGTGATTGAGAGATGCAAGGAAGAAACGGGAGGCGAGGGACCCGATATCGTCGTTACCACGTGCGCGTCTGTTGAAGCGCATGAACAAGCAGTTGAAATGGTAGCCCATCGGGGATACGTCAATCTGTTTGGTGGTTTACCGAAGACCATGCGTCCGATGAGCGTCCTCTCTAACGTTATTCACTATAAGGAATGTTTTGTCACAGGTTCACACGGTTGTGTGCCGCGCCACCATGAGTTGGCAGTTCGGCTTCTTGAAAAGGGGTTCGTCCGTGTGAAACCCCTCATCACACACCATTTTCCGCTTATTGAAATCGACAAGGCGTTTCAGGCAATGGAATCCCGACAGGGGATGAAGATAATGATTCATCCACATCAGGAGGAGAGAAACACGTAA
- the rpe gene encoding ribulose-phosphate 3-epimerase, with the protein MVSSEPSIHIAPSVMCADLCNLETDIRELETAGVNLLHFDLMDAHFVPNMPIGLALIQQLRPKTDCAFDIHLMVENNDFFVDAVAEIGVQQIAVHVESAMHLDRTLSLIQAHGIKAGAALNPATPLSALTYVLERLDFVLIMTVNPGFAGQKLVPATLRKIAECRAFLNERGIDLPIEVDGNVSFENIPKMVSAGADILVGGTSSVFQKSGSRLENVQQAQKAIALGLAEREGGSG; encoded by the coding sequence ATGGTTTCTTCGGAACCGTCCATCCACATCGCGCCATCTGTGATGTGTGCGGATTTATGCAACTTAGAAACAGATATTCGGGAATTAGAAACCGCTGGCGTTAATCTGCTCCATTTTGACTTGATGGACGCGCATTTTGTCCCGAATATGCCGATCGGACTTGCCCTTATTCAGCAATTACGCCCAAAGACAGACTGTGCTTTTGACATTCACCTCATGGTAGAGAACAACGATTTCTTTGTCGATGCGGTCGCTGAAATTGGTGTTCAGCAGATAGCCGTCCATGTTGAGTCAGCAATGCATCTTGATAGAACATTGTCTCTGATTCAAGCACACGGGATCAAGGCGGGTGCTGCTCTCAACCCAGCAACACCGCTTTCTGCATTGACGTATGTTCTGGAACGGCTCGATTTTGTGCTAATTATGACGGTGAATCCTGGGTTTGCAGGACAGAAGTTAGTACCGGCGACCCTCCGAAAGATCGCGGAATGTCGCGCTTTTTTGAACGAACGCGGTATCGATTTACCTATTGAAGTTGATGGTAATGTGAGTTTTGAGAATATCCCCAAAATGGTATCTGCAGGTGCAGATATCTTGGTTGGCGGGACCAGTAGCGTTTTTCAAAAATCGGGTTCACGGCTTGAGAACGTTCAGCAGGCACAGAAAGCGATTGCACTTGGACTTGCAGAACGGGAAGGCGGGTCGGGCTAA
- a CDS encoding galactitol-1-phosphate 5-dehydrogenase, whose amino-acid sequence MEALVLHGIGDLRLEQIPVPHLAEGEVRVRIGFCGVCGSDIPRIFVKGTYSFPTVCGHEFAGVVDMCGPGVEDFAPGDPVVVFPLLWCGTCPACEQGKYVQCHDYDYLGSRSDGAFAEFVVAPKANLIPVLQGVTLEEASMTEPAAVALHALRRVETSLAGKVVAIFGAGPIGLMVAQWARIMGAAEVLLFDIVAEKLELAKRLGFDKIFNSATEKPIEVVNALTDEKGAHVCVEAAGVPATYRNALGSVGRGGRVVLLGNPAADVTLSASLISQLMRREVSVFGTWNSDYSAAGNDDDWRAVLQAIASGMLTLTPLITHKVPLVESTDMLHKMRNKSEFYAKVLIHP is encoded by the coding sequence ATGGAAGCACTTGTCCTTCATGGAATTGGAGATTTACGATTGGAACAAATTCCAGTGCCGCATCTTGCGGAAGGCGAGGTACGCGTCCGAATTGGGTTCTGTGGGGTCTGTGGTTCTGATATTCCGAGAATCTTTGTCAAAGGCACCTATAGTTTTCCAACAGTTTGTGGGCACGAATTCGCGGGTGTTGTGGATATGTGTGGTCCTGGGGTTGAAGATTTCGCGCCAGGGGATCCAGTTGTCGTCTTTCCGTTGCTCTGGTGTGGGACATGTCCGGCGTGTGAACAGGGAAAATATGTCCAGTGTCATGATTATGACTATCTCGGTTCGCGGAGTGATGGTGCCTTCGCTGAATTTGTCGTTGCACCGAAGGCGAATTTAATACCTGTACTGCAAGGCGTGACACTGGAAGAAGCCTCAATGACAGAACCAGCCGCAGTCGCATTGCACGCCCTCCGTCGTGTTGAAACCTCTCTCGCTGGAAAGGTAGTGGCTATCTTCGGTGCCGGACCGATCGGATTAATGGTCGCACAATGGGCGAGAATAATGGGCGCGGCAGAGGTATTGCTCTTTGATATTGTTGCGGAGAAATTGGAACTGGCGAAGCGACTCGGTTTCGACAAGATCTTCAATAGCGCGACTGAAAAGCCAATTGAGGTCGTGAATGCCCTGACTGATGAAAAGGGGGCACATGTTTGTGTTGAGGCGGCGGGGGTTCCTGCTACCTATCGGAATGCCCTGGGGAGTGTTGGACGCGGCGGGCGTGTCGTTTTGCTCGGGAATCCTGCTGCAGATGTGACGCTGTCGGCCTCTCTTATCTCGCAATTAATGCGGCGTGAGGTGTCTGTCTTCGGAACTTGGAACTCCGATTACAGTGCCGCAGGTAATGACGATGATTGGCGTGCTGTTCTCCAAGCGATTGCCTCTGGTATGCTAACGCTTACGCCGCTAATAACGCACAAAGTTCCACTGGTTGAGAGTACTGACATGTTACATAAGATGCGAAACAAAAGTGAATTTTACGCAAAAGTCTTGATTCATCCATAA
- a CDS encoding adenine phosphoribosyltransferase produces MHDFSQLIREIPDFPKPDILFKDITPLIGNANAFHRVLDEFALRYKSEKIDVVAGTEARGFIFGTALAYRFGVGFVPIRKKGKLPHETHEATYDLEYGQDTLEIHRDAFPKDSRVLICDDLLATGGTLAASINLIEKLEGHIVGIAVLIELTYLNGKEKFPDHDVFSLIKY; encoded by the coding sequence ATGCACGATTTTTCACAACTTATTCGAGAGATACCTGATTTCCCGAAACCAGATATTCTCTTTAAAGACATCACCCCACTTATAGGAAATGCAAATGCATTTCATAGAGTGCTTGATGAGTTCGCGCTCCGTTATAAATCTGAAAAGATTGATGTTGTTGCTGGAACTGAGGCACGCGGTTTCATTTTCGGTACTGCACTCGCTTATCGGTTTGGGGTCGGTTTTGTCCCTATCCGAAAAAAAGGCAAGTTACCTCATGAGACACACGAAGCGACTTATGATCTTGAATACGGGCAGGATACACTTGAAATTCATCGAGACGCATTTCCAAAGGACAGCAGAGTTCTGATCTGTGATGATCTCTTGGCGACTGGTGGAACGCTTGCTGCATCGATCAATCTCATTGAGAAACTGGAAGGTCATATCGTCGGTATTGCTGTTTTGATCGAGTTGACTTACCTCAACGGTAAGGAAAAGTTTCCGGACCACGATGTTTTTTCGCTTATTAAATATTAG